In Lepeophtheirus salmonis unplaced genomic scaffold, UVic_Lsal_1.4 unplaced_contig_15502_pilon, whole genome shotgun sequence, one DNA window encodes the following:
- the LOC121131013 gene encoding LOW QUALITY PROTEIN: histone-lysine N-methyltransferase SMYD3-like (The sequence of the model RefSeq protein was modified relative to this genomic sequence to represent the inferred CDS: deleted 2 bases in 2 codons): MVYKMGDEVLRCKPFSYAFKEEFRYKTCDYCFSSRQAKILRCSRCCVIYYCGRQCQRLSWSEIHKQECKYLKMLDLKEPPMDLLFIVRTLCKLKYDGGYSKEVYLPNGRSRKFIDLVSHKEDILMNPEHKKRFLTYLATIIYKLGGSLETNEFEVLNIFTKLMINASFMLNEKFIDIGGCLCLEFSAIDHSCRPNAIYMFNGHTLVVKALCEIANFDDVRVAFNL, encoded by the exons ATGGTGTATAAAATGGGGGACGAAGTCCTGAGATGTAAACCCTTCTCATATGCCTTTAAAGAGGAATTTCGTTATAAAACATGCGACTACTGCTTTTCAAGCCGACAAGCAAAAATTTTGAGATGTTCCAGATGTTGCGTCATATATTATTGTGGAAGACAATGCCAAAGATTATCTTGGTCAGAAATTCATAAGCAGGAATGTAAATACTTgaaaatgttagatttaaaaGAGCCTCCAATGGATTTACTT TTCATTGTTCGAACTCTTTGTAAGCTGAAATATGATGGTGGATATTCAAAGGAAG tttatttgcCCAATGGCCgttcaagaaaatttattgaCCTAGTGTCTCACAAGGAAGATATTCTAATGAATCCAGAgcataaaaaaagattcttaaCGTATTTAgctacaataatatataagctTGGTGGATCATTGGAAACTAATGAATTTGaagtacttaatatatttacaaaacttatgaTAAATGCCTCCTTTATGCTGAATGAAAAA TTTATAGACATTGGGGGATGTTTATGCTTAGAATTTTCTGCCATAGATCACTCATGTAGACCAAATGCAATCTATATGTTTAATGGTCATACGTTAGTTGTAAAAGCTCTCTGTGAGATTGCTAATTTCGATGATGTAAGAGTAGCCTTTAATCTGTAA